A portion of the Paucilactobacillus hokkaidonensis JCM 18461 genome contains these proteins:
- the tyrS gene encoding tyrosine--tRNA ligase — protein sequence MNIVDELKWRGAVNQTTDEQDLRALTDEKKIGLYCGVDPTGDSLHIGHLIPFMMLKRFQLQGHHPVIVIGGGTGAIGDPSGKNSERVLQTMDQVQHNKEALTAQMENLFGTDNFRIVDNYDWLSKLSLLDFLRDYGKLFNVNTMLNKEVVATRLEVGISFTEFTYQILQSIDYLHLYQHEDVQLQVGGADQWGNITAGIDLIHKIEGADARAHALTIPLMLKADGTKFGKTAGGAIWLDPEKTTPYEFYQFWINQDDRDVIKYLKYFTFLSEDEIKALQQEVNNQPEKRVAQRRLAQEVTKFVHGKQAVIEAEHITQALFSGEVADLSVDEIEQGFKNMPSVQVNGETKNIVLWLVDDTKIEPSRRQAREDVKNGAIRINGEKITDLEADINPADHFDGKFVIVRRGKKKYFLVRINK from the coding sequence ATGAACATTGTTGACGAATTAAAATGGCGCGGGGCAGTGAACCAGACTACGGATGAGCAAGATTTACGAGCACTAACGGATGAAAAGAAAATTGGACTATATTGCGGAGTGGATCCAACCGGTGATAGTTTGCATATTGGTCATCTGATCCCATTTATGATGTTAAAAAGATTTCAATTACAAGGTCATCACCCAGTGATTGTTATCGGGGGTGGAACAGGTGCTATCGGAGATCCGTCTGGTAAAAATTCTGAACGAGTTTTGCAAACGATGGATCAAGTGCAGCATAATAAAGAAGCATTAACGGCACAGATGGAAAACTTGTTTGGTACGGATAACTTCAGAATTGTCGACAACTATGATTGGCTTTCAAAGCTGTCACTATTAGATTTTTTGCGTGATTACGGTAAACTTTTTAATGTGAATACAATGCTTAATAAGGAAGTGGTTGCCACTCGGTTAGAGGTTGGTATTTCATTCACTGAATTTACTTACCAAATTTTACAGTCAATCGATTATCTCCACCTATATCAGCATGAGGATGTCCAACTACAGGTGGGCGGAGCTGATCAATGGGGGAATATCACTGCTGGAATTGATCTAATCCATAAAATTGAAGGTGCTGATGCTAGAGCTCATGCACTAACGATTCCATTAATGTTAAAAGCAGATGGTACCAAATTTGGGAAGACTGCTGGCGGAGCTATCTGGCTTGATCCAGAAAAAACTACGCCATATGAATTTTATCAATTTTGGATTAATCAAGACGATCGCGATGTAATTAAGTATTTAAAATACTTTACTTTCTTATCTGAAGATGAAATAAAAGCACTACAACAAGAAGTGAACAATCAGCCAGAAAAACGTGTGGCACAGCGACGACTGGCACAAGAAGTAACCAAATTTGTCCATGGAAAACAAGCTGTGATAGAAGCAGAACATATTACACAAGCTTTGTTTTCAGGAGAAGTAGCCGACTTAAGCGTTGATGAAATTGAGCAAGGATTTAAAAACATGCCATCAGTGCAAGTTAATGGTGAGACTAAAAATATCGTTCTATGGTTAGTTGATGATACCAAGATTGAGCCATCTAGAAGACAAGCTCGTGAGGATGTTAAAAATGGGGCAATTCGAATTAATGGTGAAAAGATAACTGATTTGGAAGCTGATATTAATCCAGCAGACCATTTTGACGGTAAATTTGTGATTGTTAGGCGAGGTAAAAAGAAGTACTTTTTAGTTCGAATTAATAAATAG